The proteins below are encoded in one region of Methanoculleus taiwanensis:
- a CDS encoding ABC transporter permease gives MNEIIEAFFQAVELIVTLDPAVMEIAARSLIISLSATFIATAIAIPLGFLIYVHEFTGKKMLINLIQTLYALPTVIVGLFVFVFISRAGPLGFLGLLFTPTAMVIAQTVLILPIMTGLTISALSGIDATIRDTIRSLGANTRQYLALLVREARFAILAAVVVGFSRAIAEVGAAIMIGGNTRTSAFWTSTRVLTTAISLETSMGNIEFSMALGLILLAIALVVNLVLMTVQQR, from the coding sequence ATGAACGAGATCATCGAGGCATTCTTCCAGGCCGTCGAGCTGATCGTCACCCTCGATCCGGCCGTGATGGAGATAGCCGCACGAAGCCTCATCATCTCACTCTCGGCGACGTTCATCGCCACCGCGATCGCTATCCCGCTCGGGTTTCTCATTTACGTACACGAGTTTACCGGCAAGAAGATGCTCATCAACCTCATCCAGACGCTGTATGCGCTACCGACGGTGATCGTCGGGCTCTTTGTCTTCGTCTTCATCTCCCGTGCCGGCCCGCTCGGATTCCTCGGGCTCCTCTTCACTCCAACGGCAATGGTCATCGCACAGACGGTGCTGATCCTTCCCATCATGACCGGGCTGACCATATCGGCGCTCTCAGGCATCGATGCAACCATCCGCGATACGATCCGCTCCCTCGGAGCGAACACCCGGCAGTACCTCGCCCTGCTCGTCCGCGAGGCACGGTTCGCCATTCTCGCGGCGGTGGTGGTGGGGTTCTCGCGGGCGATCGCGGAGGTCGGCGCGGCGATCATGATCGGTGGAAACACCAGGACGTCGGCGTTCTGGACGTCGACACGCGTCCTGACGACGGCAATCTCCCTGGAGACCTCAATGGGAAATATCGAGTTTTCTATGGCGCTCGGGCTCATCCTCCTCGCCATAGCCCTCGTCGTGAATCTCGTCCTGATGACGGTGCAACAGCGGTGA
- a CDS encoding substrate-binding domain-containing protein — MQKRTIFLLAAMMVAALLVCGCTQTATTTEPPQTLRIATTTSLYDTGLLDSLVPGFEGEHNAVVQIVSAGTGKAIEYGQRGDVDILMVHDRAREDAFLADGYGLNRRVIAYNYFVVVGPEADPAGIKGMQPEEAFRTIYALGTNDTNGVAFISRGDNSGTHSKEKAIWKSAGFNYTEDIQQSGVWYIEAGKGMGDTLVMTNEKQAYTLSDIGTFLAYKGDLDLVPLVDSGAILLNVYSVMEINPAKHPGVNTSIAKDWINYMVSDDVQQQIAEYGVAEYGQPLFFAASGKAETIGVPANECATPLA, encoded by the coding sequence ATGCAAAAGCGTACCATATTCCTTTTGGCGGCAATGATGGTTGCAGCCCTTCTCGTTTGCGGATGTACGCAGACGGCGACAACAACCGAACCGCCGCAGACCCTGCGGATCGCGACCACGACCAGCCTCTACGACACCGGGCTGCTCGACTCCCTCGTCCCGGGATTCGAGGGGGAGCATAACGCCGTCGTGCAGATCGTTTCCGCCGGAACCGGCAAGGCGATCGAGTACGGCCAGCGGGGCGACGTCGATATCCTGATGGTCCACGACCGCGCCCGTGAGGACGCCTTCCTCGCCGACGGCTACGGCCTGAACCGCCGTGTCATCGCCTACAACTACTTCGTGGTCGTAGGTCCTGAGGCAGACCCGGCAGGCATCAAGGGCATGCAGCCTGAAGAAGCGTTCCGGACGATCTACGCGCTCGGCACGAACGACACCAACGGCGTGGCCTTCATCTCCCGCGGCGACAACTCCGGAACCCACTCCAAGGAGAAGGCGATCTGGAAGTCTGCAGGGTTCAACTACACCGAAGACATCCAGCAGTCCGGCGTCTGGTACATCGAGGCAGGCAAGGGCATGGGAGATACTCTGGTGATGACAAACGAGAAGCAGGCCTACACCTTAAGCGACATCGGCACGTTCCTCGCGTATAAGGGCGACCTCGATCTCGTTCCGCTCGTCGATTCGGGAGCGATACTCCTTAACGTCTACAGCGTGATGGAGATCAATCCGGCAAAGCATCCGGGTGTCAACACCAGCATCGCCAAGGACTGGATCAACTACATGGTCTCCGATGACGTCCAGCAGCAGATCGCGGAGTACGGCGTCGCGGAGTACGGCCAGCCGCTCTTCTTCGCCGCATCCGGAAAAGCAGAGACGATCGGTGTCCCGGCAAACGAGTGCGCAACCCCGCTCGCCTGA
- a CDS encoding PAS domain S-box protein — MTKILLVDDEPALLDVGKLFIERSGEFSVDTAAGGDEALEMLSSCCYDCIVSDYDMPGMNGIDLLKAVRSADPGIPFIIFTGKGREEVVIDAINHGADFYLQKGGAPGAQFAELLHKIRQGVRRRISEKRNLHLNSVLHAIRDIHHLIASERDAESLLRKVARLLVETRGYRHAWILLLDGEERTKAAVEAGIGDKFRPFAAMVDRGEFPSCVRDVMDRRCTVTVTDSATTCRDCPLTHDHRAISTMATPVEAGGRLLGVLSATLPREFAADEEEQVLFGELGADLGFALQANETVVRRKRAEADLKASEELYRAVFETTGTAMMILEEDRTIAYANREMARLFGYSREEIEGKMDWTVLVPEDELGRLREYDRIRRLEPGGVSQSYEIVFVNRQGERRHGLLTASTIPGTPRRVVSVLDITGLKEAQAALLESEEKFRSLSESSIVGIYVIRDGRFAYVNPAVSAIFGYSQEELLTVSPYDLVHPEDRETVCEKIAQRLAGEAGAKYTFRGVTKAGEVRWFEVFGSVTAYDGRKAVLGTLIDVTGHRETRLALEESERKYRSFVDNTTSGVVVAQDGRIRYANPVITDHLGREPDGSDAMSFDRYLHPDDLEHVVGMHRRRLVGEDVPENYMIRVIDKGGSTRMMALNVSVITWDGRPATLNFLTDVTREFALQEAQQEVETNYRTLMENAPIGIGILARGSIVYANRKALDLFGADALDNFTGREILQFVHPDHRQSVRDLLRKACTERLPSGFLYVKLLGLDGREIEAEAGTVPITYQGDAAVCLLVRDLTEQKQSERKYRESRQQLILALESAEMGVWAVDLARGRHSMNARAAGIIGYAADEFLGLEGEWRSLVHPADIQAVAEAIQSHLNGVSPSYDAEYRLRHKDGRYIWVHSAGSIAERDSDGKPLLITGVMHDITARKEAAEALRRSREDLLIKTTALDVSATAVSMLDPGGTIFYANDAFVRMWGYGSRDEVIGTEGIVLRQASIRYPEYVRVFQETGSFVGVLELARRDGSPITVHVSAAVVMDDGGKPLCLIASMIDITQLEAYRRGLERVNEKLNILADITRHDILNQLGAIRGYLSFIRADYPDDPAGYVAKIERAAETIEHQISFTRDYQYMGVVAPEWQRVDRMVEQVLTEIDTGRIEVAVSTGPLEIYADPLFRKVIYNLFDNALRHGGAVTRIGISFSRTENGGRLRVEDDGAGIPAEMKERIFQRGVGRNTGYGLFLVREILDITGMTIRETGTPGEGARFEIAVPAAVCRMAR; from the coding sequence ATGACGAAGATTCTCCTCGTTGACGACGAACCCGCGCTTCTTGACGTCGGAAAGCTATTCATTGAGCGGAGCGGCGAATTCTCAGTCGACACCGCCGCCGGGGGAGACGAAGCACTGGAGATGCTCTCGTCGTGCTGCTACGATTGCATAGTCTCCGACTACGATATGCCCGGGATGAACGGCATCGATCTCTTGAAGGCGGTTCGCAGCGCCGACCCCGGTATTCCGTTCATCATCTTCACCGGAAAGGGGCGGGAAGAAGTGGTGATCGACGCCATCAATCATGGCGCCGACTTTTACCTCCAGAAAGGCGGCGCTCCCGGTGCGCAGTTCGCCGAACTCCTGCACAAGATCCGGCAGGGGGTGCGGAGAAGAATCTCGGAGAAGCGGAATCTGCACTTAAATAGCGTGCTGCACGCGATACGGGACATCCACCACCTGATCGCCTCGGAGAGGGATGCAGAGTCGCTGCTGCGCAAGGTTGCGCGGTTGCTGGTCGAGACCCGCGGGTATAGGCATGCGTGGATCCTGCTCCTTGACGGCGAGGAGAGGACGAAGGCCGCCGTGGAGGCGGGGATCGGCGATAAGTTCCGGCCGTTCGCCGCGATGGTCGACAGGGGCGAATTCCCGTCCTGCGTCCGCGATGTGATGGACCGCAGATGTACTGTTACGGTTACTGACTCTGCGACGACCTGCCGGGACTGCCCGCTTACGCACGATCACCGTGCCATCAGCACCATGGCGACGCCGGTTGAGGCTGGCGGAAGGCTCCTCGGCGTCCTCTCGGCAACCCTGCCGCGGGAGTTTGCGGCAGACGAGGAGGAGCAGGTTCTCTTCGGTGAACTCGGGGCGGATCTCGGGTTTGCATTGCAGGCGAACGAGACGGTTGTCCGGCGAAAACGTGCCGAAGCCGACCTTAAAGCGTCGGAGGAACTCTACCGGGCGGTCTTCGAGACCACCGGCACCGCCATGATGATCCTCGAAGAAGACCGGACGATCGCCTACGCCAACCGGGAAATGGCGCGCCTCTTCGGCTATTCCCGCGAGGAGATCGAGGGAAAGATGGACTGGACGGTCCTCGTCCCGGAAGACGAGCTCGGCCGGTTGCGGGAGTACGACCGCATCCGGCGGCTCGAGCCCGGGGGCGTGTCGCAGAGCTACGAGATTGTCTTCGTGAATCGGCAGGGGGAGCGGCGGCACGGCCTCCTCACGGCGTCCACGATTCCGGGCACGCCGCGCCGCGTCGTCTCCGTGCTGGACATCACCGGGCTGAAGGAGGCACAGGCCGCCCTGCTCGAATCCGAGGAGAAGTTCCGGTCGCTCTCCGAGTCATCGATCGTCGGGATCTACGTGATACGGGACGGTCGGTTTGCATATGTCAATCCTGCCGTGAGCGCCATCTTCGGCTACTCGCAGGAGGAGCTCCTCACCGTCTCTCCGTACGACCTCGTGCATCCCGAAGACCGGGAGACTGTCTGCGAAAAGATCGCGCAGCGGCTGGCGGGTGAAGCCGGTGCGAAGTACACGTTCCGTGGGGTTACGAAAGCCGGGGAGGTACGCTGGTTTGAGGTCTTCGGCAGCGTCACCGCCTACGACGGCCGGAAAGCCGTCCTTGGGACACTGATCGACGTCACCGGGCACCGGGAGACCCGGCTGGCCCTCGAGGAGAGCGAGCGGAAGTACCGGTCGTTCGTCGACAACACCACCTCCGGGGTCGTGGTCGCCCAGGACGGCAGGATCCGGTACGCTAATCCCGTGATAACCGACCACCTGGGTCGGGAGCCGGACGGCTCCGATGCCATGTCATTTGACCGCTACCTGCACCCGGACGACCTGGAGCATGTCGTGGGGATGCACCGGCGGAGGCTGGTGGGTGAGGACGTGCCGGAGAACTACATGATCCGGGTGATCGACAAGGGCGGCAGCACCCGCATGATGGCCTTGAATGTCTCGGTGATCACCTGGGATGGCCGCCCTGCGACACTGAACTTCCTGACCGATGTCACCCGTGAGTTTGCACTCCAGGAAGCGCAGCAGGAGGTCGAGACAAACTACCGGACGCTCATGGAGAATGCTCCCATCGGGATCGGCATCCTTGCCCGGGGGAGTATCGTCTATGCCAACCGGAAAGCCCTTGACCTCTTTGGTGCCGATGCACTCGATAACTTCACCGGCCGGGAGATCCTGCAGTTCGTGCACCCCGATCACCGCCAAAGCGTCCGCGACCTGCTCCGGAAGGCCTGTACCGAGAGGCTGCCGTCGGGATTTCTGTATGTGAAGCTGCTCGGCCTCGACGGACGGGAGATCGAAGCCGAGGCGGGAACCGTTCCTATCACCTACCAGGGAGATGCGGCAGTATGTCTGCTTGTCCGCGATCTGACGGAGCAGAAACAGAGCGAACGAAAGTACCGGGAGAGCAGGCAGCAGCTGATTCTGGCTCTCGAAAGCGCGGAGATGGGTGTCTGGGCGGTCGACCTTGCCCGCGGCAGGCACTCGATGAACGCCCGGGCTGCAGGCATCATCGGCTATGCGGCTGACGAGTTTTTGGGACTGGAGGGGGAGTGGCGCTCGCTCGTTCACCCTGCCGACATCCAAGCTGTTGCAGAGGCGATCCAGAGCCACCTCAACGGCGTATCCCCGTCCTACGATGCCGAGTACCGGCTCCGCCACAAGGACGGCAGGTACATCTGGGTCCACAGTGCGGGGAGCATTGCTGAAAGAGATTCGGATGGGAAGCCCCTTCTCATCACCGGCGTGATGCACGATATTACCGCGAGGAAGGAGGCTGCCGAGGCGCTGCGCAGGAGCAGGGAAGACCTGCTGATCAAGACGACGGCGCTGGACGTCTCAGCGACCGCAGTCTCCATGCTGGATCCGGGCGGCACGATATTCTACGCCAACGATGCCTTTGTCCGCATGTGGGGCTACGGCAGCAGAGACGAGGTGATCGGTACCGAAGGCATCGTTCTCCGGCAGGCATCCATCCGCTACCCTGAGTATGTGCGGGTATTCCAGGAGACGGGATCGTTTGTCGGGGTGCTGGAACTCGCCCGCAGGGACGGGTCGCCCATTACTGTACACGTTTCGGCGGCGGTCGTCATGGATGACGGGGGGAAACCGCTCTGTCTCATCGCGTCCATGATCGATATCACGCAGCTCGAGGCGTACCGGCGTGGCCTTGAGCGGGTGAACGAGAAGCTGAATATCCTCGCCGATATCACCCGGCATGACATCTTAAACCAGCTCGGGGCTATCCGGGGCTATCTCTCCTTCATCCGCGCTGACTACCCGGACGATCCTGCCGGATACGTCGCTAAGATCGAGCGGGCCGCGGAGACGATCGAGCACCAGATCTCCTTCACCCGTGACTACCAGTACATGGGTGTCGTCGCCCCCGAGTGGCAGCGGGTCGACCGCATGGTCGAGCAGGTACTGACGGAGATCGATACCGGGCGCATCGAGGTTGCGGTCTCCACCGGGCCGCTTGAGATCTATGCAGATCCCCTCTTCCGGAAGGTCATCTACAACCTTTTCGACAACGCTCTCCGGCACGGCGGAGCTGTCACCCGGATCGGGATTTCGTTTTCCAGGACGGAAAACGGCGGTCGCCTCCGGGTTGAGGACGACGGGGCAGGGATACCTGCGGAGATGAAGGAGCGGATCTTCCAGCGCGGGGTCGGCAGGAACACCGGGTACGGGCTGTTTCTGGTTCGGGAGATCCTGGATATCACCGGGATGACCATCCGGGAGACCGGGACGCCCGGAGAGGGGGCACGGTTCGAGATAGCCGTTCCGGCCGCCGTCTGCCGGATGGCCCGGTGA
- a CDS encoding Acg family FMN-binding oxidoreductase yields the protein MTNPHCDVWNLRESDYPYSETPDEQLRFLLGYAILAPSGHNSQPWRFRIEDGSILLFVDPGRGLPVVDPEGRELAISCGAALEHLLIAVRHFGNAGRFALFPEPENRTLLARIDPGEPAEAPESVHRCFAAITRRRTNRKTYRDERLPAMILDDLAAAVAGAGVRLHVASDDVERGGIAGLVAEADRIQQADSAYRRELAAWMRSNVNPGSDGTPGYALGIGTLPSLVSPLLVSLVDMGDRQAAGDRETAVSAPTLVLLETGADDSVAWLSAGRALARLLLIARSHGVWASYLNQAVEVPETRERLRQVAAVSGYPQLLIRLGYADDVPPTPRRTVDEVLG from the coding sequence ATGACAAATCCGCACTGTGACGTCTGGAACCTGCGCGAGAGCGACTATCCGTATTCCGAAACGCCGGATGAACAACTCCGGTTTCTCCTCGGCTACGCGATCCTGGCACCTTCGGGTCACAACAGCCAGCCGTGGAGGTTTCGCATCGAAGATGGGAGCATCCTGCTCTTCGTCGACCCGGGCCGCGGCCTTCCGGTCGTCGACCCGGAAGGCAGGGAACTTGCCATCAGCTGCGGAGCGGCGCTCGAGCACCTCCTGATCGCGGTCCGGCACTTCGGAAATGCCGGCAGGTTCGCTCTCTTCCCGGAGCCGGAGAACCGCACGCTGCTCGCCCGAATCGATCCGGGCGAACCCGCAGAAGCCCCGGAGAGCGTCCACCGGTGCTTTGCGGCCATCACCCGACGGCGGACGAACCGGAAGACGTATCGGGACGAACGCCTCCCGGCCATGATTCTCGACGACCTCGCGGCAGCCGTTGCGGGTGCCGGCGTACGGCTCCATGTCGCGTCCGATGATGTCGAGCGGGGTGGGATTGCCGGGCTGGTCGCTGAAGCGGATCGCATCCAGCAGGCCGACAGTGCCTACCGGCGGGAACTCGCGGCGTGGATGCGGTCGAACGTAAACCCGGGAAGCGACGGCACCCCCGGCTATGCACTCGGGATAGGGACGTTGCCGTCGCTCGTCAGCCCGCTGCTCGTCAGCCTGGTCGATATGGGCGACCGGCAGGCTGCCGGAGACAGAGAGACGGCCGTCAGCGCCCCGACTCTCGTGCTGCTTGAGACCGGAGCGGACGATTCGGTGGCGTGGCTCTCGGCCGGACGGGCACTCGCCCGCCTTCTGCTCATTGCCCGGTCGCACGGTGTCTGGGCATCCTACCTGAACCAGGCGGTCGAGGTGCCCGAAACACGAGAGCGGCTCCGGCAGGTCGCCGCCGTCTCCGGGTATCCGCAGCTGCTGATCCGGCTCGGCTACGCCGATGACGTGCCCCCGACCCCGCGGCGGACGGTCGATGAGGTTCTCGGGTGA
- a CDS encoding ABC transporter ATP-binding protein: MIEITDVFKRFDENEVLRGVNLTVRDGEIFAVIGPSGSGKSTLLRIVNLLETPTSGRVLIDGTDIHAADRQLSIRRRMGMVFQKPVVFSTTVYENVAAGLRIRGVNETAIRHRVEEALELIGLADREEQNARTLSGGEMQRVAVARALVTDPVLLLMDEPTANLDPIATETIEDLIRRINRDYGTTLIITTHDLLQGQRLAHRMGVMIDGAFAQIGTPREIFSEPKTRSVARFVGMENILEGRIAAGDRGIATVDVGGTPVTAATLLPAGDEVCLCIRPEDITLYVAGSDAGSSRNVYTGTVTSIRSLGPFSQIGIDCGFTVAALVTWKAVEDLSLSTGGEVQIAFKASAVHVVRRAEEKL; encoded by the coding sequence ATGATCGAGATAACAGACGTTTTCAAACGGTTCGACGAGAACGAGGTGCTCCGCGGTGTGAACCTGACCGTCCGGGACGGCGAAATATTCGCCGTCATCGGCCCTTCGGGCTCGGGCAAGTCGACGCTGCTTCGGATCGTCAACCTCCTCGAGACGCCGACTTCCGGACGCGTCCTCATCGACGGCACGGACATCCATGCCGCAGACAGGCAGCTTTCGATCCGGCGGCGGATGGGGATGGTCTTTCAGAAACCGGTCGTCTTCAGCACTACAGTCTATGAGAACGTCGCCGCCGGGCTCCGGATACGGGGCGTGAATGAAACGGCGATACGGCACCGTGTGGAGGAGGCGCTGGAGCTGATCGGGCTCGCCGACCGGGAGGAGCAGAACGCCCGGACGCTTTCGGGAGGCGAGATGCAGCGGGTGGCGGTCGCCCGGGCTCTCGTCACCGACCCAGTCCTGCTCCTGATGGACGAGCCGACGGCAAACCTCGACCCGATAGCGACGGAGACTATCGAGGATCTGATCCGCCGGATCAACCGCGACTACGGCACTACCCTGATCATCACAACACACGATCTGTTGCAGGGGCAGCGTCTCGCCCACCGGATGGGCGTGATGATCGATGGGGCGTTCGCCCAGATAGGGACGCCGCGAGAGATCTTCTCGGAGCCCAAAACCCGGAGCGTGGCACGGTTTGTCGGCATGGAGAATATTCTCGAAGGCAGGATAGCCGCAGGAGACCGGGGGATCGCCACGGTCGATGTCGGCGGCACACCGGTCACGGCGGCCACTCTGCTCCCGGCAGGCGACGAGGTCTGCCTCTGCATCAGGCCGGAGGACATTACGCTGTATGTGGCGGGCAGCGATGCCGGGAGTTCGCGGAACGTGTATACCGGCACGGTGACGTCGATCCGGTCTCTCGGCCCGTTCAGCCAGATCGGGATTGATTGCGGGTTTACCGTCGCAGCGCTTGTCACCTGGAAGGCGGTCGAGGACCTGAGTCTTTCGACCGGCGGGGAGGTGCAGATCGCGTTCAAGGCGAGCGCCGTCCACGTAGTCAGGCGGGCCGAAGAGAAGCTGTAA
- a CDS encoding FUSC family protein codes for MRFPGRITAGTLTVAVQYVIVSLIAYLGAYSFTNLVHGSYASIGGLWAMISGMVVLQATMDATESTAGRRVFGSLVGAVLSAAYLLVFPFSPVGMALSIGITVLICQAFQVPDHARLAAITVGAIMIFSDLNPEIGPVVNAALRFGEVFIGSTVAVLVVRFWPFSPKDETRAE; via the coding sequence ATGAGGTTCCCGGGACGCATCACCGCAGGCACGCTCACCGTCGCAGTCCAGTACGTCATCGTCTCCCTGATCGCATACCTCGGCGCCTACTCCTTCACCAATCTCGTCCACGGCTCGTATGCGTCCATCGGCGGGCTCTGGGCGATGATATCGGGGATGGTAGTGCTGCAGGCGACCATGGACGCGACCGAGTCGACGGCCGGGCGCCGGGTCTTCGGCTCGCTGGTCGGGGCGGTGCTGAGTGCTGCATACCTGCTGGTCTTCCCCTTCAGCCCCGTCGGCATGGCGCTCTCGATAGGGATCACCGTCCTCATCTGCCAGGCATTCCAGGTGCCCGACCACGCCCGTCTCGCCGCGATAACCGTGGGAGCGATCATGATCTTCTCCGACCTTAACCCGGAGATAGGCCCGGTCGTCAACGCAGCCCTCCGGTTCGGCGAAGTCTTCATCGGCAGCACCGTCGCGGTGCTGGTCGTCAGGTTCTGGCCGTTTTCTCCCAAAGACGAAACACGGGCTGAATGA
- a CDS encoding dockerin type I domain-containing protein gives MKNRVFVACMLAFAACIVGGAAAAAPGIEWSYKFGGSGTDYWPDIAATADGGSIFAGQSNSQDGNITDPLGLYDIVLLKQDADGAVEWQKNIGGTGNEASGRVRQTSDGGFILTGTTKSNDNDVSGLHGTYYDIWVAKFTESGSIEWQTCLGGSHTEDGMDVRQTSDGGYIVVGNTYSTDGDVTDRIGGTADAWVVKLNSTGGIGWTKCVGRDGEGEMANGVVQMSGGDYIIAGSSNVDSQWDGLVARLNSTGGIVWETYFGGTADDGFMGGPDDAELSGVTLDDDGNAIVVGTITLEEEGISDHNDVYLVKVDGATGAVVWEKTFGGSRTEYGVSIDRTSDGGYILGATTGSVDGDVSGVHGDYPPAGDYWIVKLDSSFTIEWQKCVGGTGPDCYPVVAQTTDGGFVCGGYTSSTDGDVPALSYNSNFDFWIVKLAPETPAGPPVPAAPPVCPSPAASPDTIPTDTDGSAGWGESAALSVNVTGESTITSVTVNLSSIGGSASAAMAASGSVWSLSTNATTASPFSGGAYQPVNLTVTATDAGGRTNTTVIVLTVITNGDVNEDASVNLHDAYYLARSVLGVPGYTMHTNVADVSGDGAASLFDAVYLARHILGVTGYGTLH, from the coding sequence ATGAAGAACAGGGTTTTTGTGGCATGTATGCTGGCCTTCGCCGCCTGCATCGTCGGCGGAGCGGCGGCGGCAGCCCCCGGTATCGAGTGGTCGTACAAGTTCGGTGGGAGCGGGACTGACTACTGGCCGGATATTGCTGCGACCGCCGACGGCGGATCGATCTTCGCAGGGCAGTCGAACTCGCAGGACGGGAATATCACCGATCCGCTCGGTCTGTACGATATCGTCCTGCTGAAGCAGGACGCGGACGGTGCCGTCGAGTGGCAGAAGAATATCGGCGGAACCGGGAACGAAGCTTCCGGCCGGGTGCGCCAGACTTCCGACGGCGGTTTTATTCTTACGGGAACGACGAAGTCGAACGACAACGATGTGAGCGGACTGCACGGCACCTACTACGATATATGGGTGGCCAAATTCACCGAAAGCGGCAGCATCGAATGGCAGACGTGCCTCGGCGGGAGCCATACCGAGGATGGCATGGATGTCCGGCAGACGAGCGACGGCGGCTACATCGTCGTCGGCAACACGTACTCGACCGACGGCGATGTGACCGACCGGATCGGCGGCACCGCCGATGCCTGGGTCGTGAAGCTGAACAGCACCGGCGGCATCGGGTGGACGAAGTGTGTCGGGCGGGACGGAGAAGGTGAGATGGCAAACGGTGTCGTGCAGATGAGCGGCGGGGACTATATCATTGCAGGAAGCTCGAACGTCGACAGCCAGTGGGACGGCCTCGTCGCCAGGCTGAACAGCACCGGCGGCATTGTCTGGGAGACCTACTTCGGCGGAACCGCCGACGACGGATTTATGGGCGGCCCGGACGACGCCGAACTTTCGGGTGTCACTCTGGACGACGACGGAAACGCCATCGTCGTCGGGACGATAACCCTCGAAGAGGAGGGTATATCCGATCACAACGATGTCTACCTGGTCAAGGTGGACGGCGCGACGGGCGCGGTCGTCTGGGAGAAGACCTTCGGCGGGAGCAGGACGGAGTACGGCGTGAGTATCGACCGCACATCCGACGGCGGCTATATCCTCGGGGCGACGACAGGTTCTGTCGACGGTGATGTGAGCGGTGTTCACGGCGACTACCCGCCCGCGGGTGATTACTGGATCGTGAAACTCGACAGCAGTTTCACCATTGAGTGGCAGAAGTGCGTCGGCGGCACCGGCCCCGACTGCTACCCGGTGGTCGCCCAGACGACCGACGGCGGGTTCGTCTGTGGTGGCTATACCTCGTCGACGGATGGCGACGTTCCGGCACTCTCCTATAACAGCAACTTCGACTTCTGGATCGTGAAGCTCGCCCCGGAGACGCCTGCAGGGCCGCCGGTTCCTGCCGCCCCGCCGGTCTGTCCAAGCCCTGCGGCCTCTCCCGACACCATCCCGACCGACACCGACGGCTCTGCCGGATGGGGCGAGAGCGCCGCCCTCTCGGTGAACGTCACCGGCGAGAGCACCATCACCTCGGTCACCGTCAACCTCTCGTCGATCGGCGGGTCGGCGTCCGCGGCGATGGCCGCGTCGGGTAGCGTCTGGTCGCTCTCGACGAACGCCACGACGGCTTCGCCGTTCTCGGGCGGTGCGTACCAGCCGGTTAACCTGACCGTGACGGCCACGGACGCCGGCGGACGGACGAACACGACCGTCATCGTCCTGACGGTGATCACCAACGGCGACGTGAACGAGGACGCCAGCGTCAACCTCCACGATGCGTACTATCTCGCACGGTCCGTCCTCGGCGTGCCGGGTTACACGATGCACACAAACGTCGCGGATGTTTCGGGCGACGGCGCCGCCTCGCTCTTTGACGCCGTCTACCTCGCCCGGCACATCCTCGGGGTCACCGGGTACGGAACGCTCCACTAG